The Hevea brasiliensis isolate MT/VB/25A 57/8 chromosome 1, ASM3005281v1, whole genome shotgun sequence DNA segment ttagaattttttttattaaaataagataaaaaaaattgaatattttagATTAATATAAATTGAAGTTCTATAATAATGTTATATTTTACtgataaattcaataattagtgAAATTAACTTATTAATTATCACAAACACTTTCTTTTTTCACAAAAGGCAAATCAAATaggttatttttatatttttaattatataatttatcacATCAATAATATTTCAAGACATTCTATCACATTATGACTAaagtttaaaatattttcatgaatAGAGAAATGTCTAATTATAATTAGTTTTTATCTTAATATATGTGGTTTGATTTATGAGAAATTATACAGTATTACTGTGATTTCATGTCAGCATCTaatataaaatgataaataattattagacatataagtatatatataattattatttaaaaaaaaaaactctaaggCGATTATAAATTTTTGGACCTATTTATGTATACAGGTTCATCCATTAAcacctctatatatatatatatatactattcAATTGATATTTCATATAAGATATTTTACATGAAATTATGGTGATACCATATAATTGCTCTTGATTCAGGCGGCTTGCTGTATTTGACCAAGTTGGGTGTGAATCCCATCATATGTAAATGAGTTTTATGTCACTATCTACTCCAAAATATAAAGAATCTGACAGCTGCAGCCAACAGCTAAGCAAAAACCACCCCAATAGAGCAACATCTAATGAATAGGTGCAGCCATGCATGTACatggagaaagaaaaaaaaaaataataataatacaagaaTCAAGCAATCTCCCCCACTAGACCCACTTGCATGTGACATTCAATGAATTGTCAAGATACACCCACATGCTTACATTACATGAATTTGGAAAACCCACCATCCCCTCTCACTCAGATATGCCCCCCTACACGTCTTCTTCTTTCACTGTTAATAATCTTTCTTTATACATTGAACTTTCCCTTCCCATCTTCTCCTATAATTAACAAacaaggatttccattttctctcACATATCTTctgttctctctctttctctgatATCTCTCAATGTCAATGGAAATGGTGGTTTCAAGTTTCTCAGAGGAGGTGTATCTTTCTTCTGCAATCTTTCtatttgtttgtctatatcttctcTTGGTGGTTCTGGAGTCTCCTTGGAGCAATGATGCAGCATCTTGGTTGTATCAAGACTTTTGCTTTCCTTCACTTGCAGAAAAAATGACATCTGTGGTTGATTCTAGTTGCATAGCAAATACCAGCTGCTGAGAATGAAAATTCTCATCTTCTTTAGTTGTTGTGCTTGGCTAGCTTGATGCATtggaaataaaaaagaaaatggagacTTGGGGAGCAATTTTGATCCATCAATCTTTCAAATACCATCCTCTCAGATCTTGCAGAGTATAACACATACGTATGTAAAGCATTAGGCCAGAGAGGATTTAATTTCATGATATTGACTCATGTAGCTTTTGTATTCAAAATCCAGCAggcactattattattattattgttattagagTTTCTATTCTGCAACTTACATTTTAGCCTCCATTAGTTGCTAACTTTTGAATCAAATGACTTGCAAATTCTTGATCTTCAGTATGCAAACATTAATTACATGAAATGAGCTCGGTATTAttcttaaaaaagaaaaatcgaTGATACTAGAATCGTTTCCAAGCATATGAATTCTCGAGTTTAAATCTTAATTGAAGTTGATATAATTATAAAAAGAAAAGTGAAATAGCTTCTTGAAAGGTCACAAAGATTCTGCACTAGTTTTCCATATATATGCTCGTtgacatttttttatttattacagTCAAGTGATATCatacatatttttttaataaaagggaCTTCAATTAATCAAAGCACTGATCAAACAAACATATCAACTTTAATTTGTTAGTTTATGCTGAGTGTTCTATTGTTGATCTTGTaactctctctctttctatattaaattttattaattactataaggtataaattttaaatgaattgatGAACTTTAGTTCAGTAGTATTGAGTCATCTCTAGAGCTAGAAGTTCTTGAATTTGAACTCCaaagaaaagaacaaaaaaatcccttaaatatatataatcaaaGTCTACCTCGCAGATTATCGAAATCTAATTTATTTAATATCATGTGGagatcatatgtatttgaaaggcTAGCCGGTGGCGAGGAAAATGCTAAACCACCCGCCTGCTCTGCTAGCCGGCATTGCGAAGACCTCAAAATTCTCGTCAATATTCCACTAAGAAAAAGGTATCTAGATTCTAGATTATATATATTAGAAGTTgacctgatttgacatatttgCAAGGTGTTTTGACGTCTAATACAACAGGGTGATTACAGAGAGCTATTCTGACTCCCGAGTCGACGGCGAAATTAAAGCTGAGAGATAGTTTCAAGATTATAGATATGGAGGTGCTGAATGGTCAGGCTGCTAGTTCCACCGCCGTAAGAGGTAAAACTCCTGTGgactttgttttgttttgttttccCGTGAATCTGATAAGATCTTTTTGGATTTGGTTCTTTACGTTGATTCCTCCTTTTGCTTTTGCGTATgtctttcattttccttttccacCATGATTGGCGGCGTCGCTTGTGATGCAGACGCTGAAACGGCACTTTACTCGGCGTTGTGGCATGCCTGTGCTGGTCCTTTTGTCACCGTTCCACGTGAAGGGGAGCTTGTTTTCTACTTCCCTCAGGGACACATTGAGCAGGTCCACTTCAATTTTCTTATATaagaattacaaaaaaaaaaaaaaaaaaaaacctcttaAATCATGTCTCTTTTTTAGTTCTTTTGTTGTGAATTTCTTATTATTAATAGTTGATTTAGGTAGAGGCCTCTGAAAATCAAGCAGTAGGACAGCAAATACCAAATTATAATCTTCCATGGAAGATCCTCTGTCGAGTGATCAACGTCCAATTGAAGGTGATTTTGCCTCATCTCCTCTCCTAATAGAATTGGGATTTaagattttcttttttcttttttattttttttaaatttttgctcGATGTTTAATACATATTGTGATTAAATTATAATACATATTGTGATTAAATTATCATTTGAAAATTCATCCATCAGCAatttaaaattacaattaaaatgttAAAGTTAAGATTTTTAATTATCCCACTTCATTAATTTGCAGCTTTAAGAGGGTTTTAAACTGAGATTACTAATGGTGTAATTATGTTTATGTATAGGTTGATCCAAATACTGATGAGGTGTTTGCCCAAGTGACACTGCTTCCTGAGCCGaaggtaaatatatatatatatatatacatatattataaATGTGTTTGATTTATAAAGCATTGAAGCATGATCAGAAATTTAAACTATGGTAACTTAATTTCAATGGTGGGTTTCAGCAAGACGAGAACATAGTGTACGAGCCTCCCCCACCGCCACCAAGATTTCATGTACATTCATTTTCTAAGATACTGACGGCTGCAGATACAAGCACTTACGGGGGACTTTCACTGCTTAAAAAATATGCAGAAGAGTCTCTGCCACCTCTGGTTAGGTTTTAGCCCGCAATACAATAGATATATGAGTCACTAGCTATtctgatttctttaatttaatttaaacttataTCTCCAAGTGATGAAATGTAAAAAAATCCATGCTTCTTGTGTATGGCAGGATATGTCAAGTGAGCCTCGAATGCAACAATTAGTAGCCATGGATTTGCATGGAAATGAATGGccatttcaacacatttatcgaGGTAATTTGATCCTCTAAGCTTTGAGTATATATGAATTGTGCTTATTATTATTCGCAGTATTAAATTCTGGTTATGGAAAGGGACTCTATGAGACAGACATTGGAATACTTTGATTATTATTGTCTGAGTAATTACGCATGTCGTTTAATTAATTAACACGATAATATTAATGCCAGGCCAACCAAAAAGGCACTTGATTACAAGTGGATGGAGTGGGTTTGTTACCTCCAAAAGACTTGTTCCTGGTGATGCATTTGTATTTGTAAGGTTTGATGCATTCATTCTTATATAAAAccattaaaatttcatatatgctaatctatttggttaatgtttatgcatatgttatatatatatatatatgcaaatgAATttcattaatgaaaaaaaaaaacaaccaaaAGAAAGTCCCTGATGAATAGATCCAATTCCATTACACCTAATCTTAGATATTTAACTTTTAATGGTGATGAAAAAACTCCTTAAAAGAAATGGTAAAATGTTAAATTTAGTTTCTGTACTTATTAGGAAGTTTAATTtagtctatttttaatttttttatctaatttattcTAAAAGTTTCCATTTAAGTTCAATTTagtccaaaatttaaaaattatgagctaaatttcttttttttttatttaaataaaagatcaagaagtttaatttcttgattttgaaacaaaatttcttgatttaagcccaaaaattaagaagtttaatttcttgattttctttaTTGTTGGGCTAAATTgagcttaaattaaaatttatgggtTAAATTAGACAAAAAATCTAAAATGAGCTAAATTAAACTCCATCAATAAGTACAGTGATATAATTGAGCTTTAATtccaaaagaaatattcaaaacactAGAGCATCCAAAACGTAAAGCACAAAGTAATTTTTATACATATGTTGGACGGTGAATTCTTTAGAACCTGTGGAATAGATAGGGCAACATTATGATTTTGAGATGTCAGGATCTAATTAAAACCTTCATGATTCATATTTTCATTTGTATTAATGTCCTTTGGCGACAGAGTTTAATAGTTACACTTTTATATATAAAGTTCAATTATCAAGTAGAATGCAATTAAAAGTGAAAATGTCAAGTGATTTTTCAGGCAAAAATTTTATAACTCAAATGTCAAATAGAATATAACTCAACTTTTCTGGTAAAAGCTAGGTATTGGCCAATCTTCTTTTAAAAGTAAGGGAAACAAATATGATAGCAAATTACTGCATGTAAAACATATCTGTTTCTACCaatttgatgtcccaaaatatgtccaagaggggggtgacttggactttaaaaataattttcggttcttgctcaaaacctttgaaaattgcagctaggttcaactcaattgactaatgtgaaatatgaacaatacagctctattgaCAAATTGGTTCAAGGttaagctatatgcaatcagtatactgatctaacatTTTATATCAGCATTCAGTAAAGATATCAGTAATCTGGATAAATTTTTAACACAGCAACCAGAGCAGTATACCAGATATACTAACTGACAGCAGATCAAACAACAAGAAGATTAAATCATatatcagcagatttagcagtaaaagcagatttagcagtaaactgaTTTTCTCAGATTGCAGTAAGATTACCAGCAAATGGCctcaactttcatatcagcaaaatcatatcaatcataaagttaaattgcataaatgtaaagagcaagggttgagaaaatgaacactgaaatttttatagtggttcggcttcaactagcctacatccactctctcaaagatcccactttgagtcttcacttcactattcttctcttttaaaggcaagagacaaaagccctttacaaatcttctcaccaaagcttttataAGTAGCtttacacttctaccaagtgttatcccaaacacttttcacaaccaagcttcaataggtactTGAATGatctctcataaatgataataaagtgtttaaaactcactctcactcaatacaacagaatctataaagaagagttgagtaaataagccaatgatgagcaataaaacactttgagcactttgaatgaaagcttttatgattttgaacagtagagggactttcatttagtgcaaaatggccaaaagaaggtgtatttatagctttggaacgttttttaccattggagaactcatttgaacgttacagatacgaatttcaagaaaatagccgttattttgtcgttttctacgatgttgtgcagagttgagacagatagcatacttgagaaaatagcaaaccagttagcatactaaaataagtagcaaaccagttagcataccaggaaaacttttctgcataactttcaaaactataaaacttcacaccaaatcatagtcaaacactttttaggccaataatgatgtttaaaaaaaatcttttgagggattgaaaataagcatcattgacttttactcctcaatttttttcacaagtaatcccatcaataaaacttaacttctatactatgtgtaccttcaattctgattttcaatgcagccttagaAGGtagccttttcttcttttatctcctttgattcgtcttgtgttatcctttagaatgtcatcctttattcagaagcacgaatccatcataaaatccttgtgtctttttctttgagatacataacacttaaaacaatgttagtttgattctagttgagttttggtatcataaaaatctatgctcctttgagcttgtggggtcaacaatctccccctttttgatgatgacaaaactcaattgaatcaccatgtaaatgttaataagtgtgagtatatgtatgaatgtatatgtgagaataactccccctatgtatgtgcttatatcaacaattaatcacaaataactcccccttaataatttcagtgaaatattcataagcattttcttaaggagtcaagtgtgactaaagatactaactaaatatgcacaatatgcTATGCACACTAATCACAAACTATACATCATtcacaatatgcacactataatatgCACAATataaagttatatcaacaata contains these protein-coding regions:
- the LOC110653281 gene encoding auxin response factor 2A-like; its protein translation is MEVLNGQAASSTAVRDAETALYSALWHACAGPFVTVPREGELVFYFPQGHIEQVEASENQAVGQQIPNYNLPWKILCRVINVQLKVDPNTDEVFAQVTLLPEPKQDENIVYEPPPPPPRFHVHSFSKILTAADTSTYGGLSLLKKYAEESLPPLDMSSEPRMQQLVAMDLHGNEWPFQHIYRGQPKRHLITSGWSGFVTSKRLVPGDAFVFVRDENGGIGVGVRRAKIEQSSNVPLYLIEVATAWEAISRGTMFTVYHRPRRTRPRAEFIIPFDRYMASVATNYSIGMSFEMRFERDTVEHRFTGTIVRIEDIDPLRWRESKWRCLQVRWDETCSMPRPQRVSPWSIQLAATPMQADAF